From the Candidatus Methylomirabilota bacterium genome, one window contains:
- a CDS encoding GNAT family N-acetyltransferase: protein MLAGFPKQVTLQTGTIVTIRPMVKEDAARLHEFFCRVPREDRLFLRDDVSLREVIDAWAEELDYEKVLPLVAEVDDTIVADVTLHRRKFGWTSHVGKVRLVVDGEYRAKGLGTLMLEALIETARKAGLEILVAEIMGGQTEALKILKRLGFTKEAVFYNYVKDQIGEEHDLVVMMKNLQIEPAMVPF from the coding sequence ATGCTGGCCGGGTTTCCAAAGCAGGTCACACTTCAGACCGGAACGATCGTGACGATTCGCCCAATGGTCAAAGAGGATGCGGCAAGGCTCCATGAATTTTTCTGTAGAGTTCCGCGCGAAGACCGTCTCTTTCTGCGGGACGATGTCTCCCTGCGGGAGGTGATCGATGCGTGGGCGGAAGAGCTCGACTACGAGAAGGTCCTGCCGCTTGTGGCAGAGGTGGACGACACCATCGTGGCGGATGTCACTTTGCATCGTCGTAAATTCGGCTGGACCAGCCATGTGGGCAAGGTGCGCCTGGTCGTCGATGGAGAGTATCGGGCGAAGGGCCTCGGGACGCTCATGCTCGAGGCGCTGATCGAGACCGCCAGGAAGGCGGGCCTTGAAATTCTCGTCGCCGAAATCATGGGAGGCCAGACAGAGGCGCTGAAAATCCTCAAGCGGCTGGGATTCACAAAAGAGGCGGTCTTCTACAACTATGTCAAGGACCAGATCGGGGAGGAGCACGACCTCGTGGTGATGATGAAGAACCTGCAGATTGAGCCGGCCATGGTTCCCTTTTAA